Part of the Synergistaceae bacterium genome, ATCCGCCAGCGTCCGCTAATTGTTCCTTCATTTCGGCAGCACTCATAACTCCTTCAGCTAGAATTATAAGTGTATGACTCTTGTGTTCGGCGTAAGAATTCTTTAATAATTTCGTGAGATTCCCTATACTGAGCGGCAATTCAGGAACTACGGCATATTCTGCACCGGTTGCGACGGCGACTTCAAGAGCGAGAAATCCCGCATTACGTCCCATGACTTCAACGACAAATAATCTTTGATGGCTTGAGGCTGTATCACGTAATTTCATGATTGCTTCAAGAGCTGTATTTACTGCAGTGTCAAAGCCTATAGTTTCGTCCGTGCCTGTTATGTCATTATCAATAGTGCCGGGGATTCCTATTGTAGGGAATCCTAAATCGTGAAGAGCCTTAGCCCCGTGAAATGACCCGTCACCGCCGATTACGACAAGGCCGTCAATTCCTGCATCGTGCATTTTCTCAAGTGCTTCTTCCCGGCCTTCAGGAGTCTTGAATCTTTCGCTGCGTGCTGTCTTGAGAATAGTTCCGCCCCTGTGAATAATGCCTCCGACTGCTTTGCTGTCAAGGGGGATAAAATCGCCCTCGATTAAACCTTCATAGCCTCTCATTACTCCGATGCACTCTTTATCGTTAAACATACAAGTGCGGGCAACTGCTCTGACAGCGGCATTCATACCCGGTGAATCTCCGCCGCTGGTAAGTACAGCGATACGATCCATTTTGTTCATAGTAATAACAACTTCCTTTCGTGTGCTGCTATATATTTTACTTAATTAGACTGTAATTCGTCTATTCTTGAATTAACTTCTCTTGATTCTTTCTCAAGTGCCGCAATTTGTTCCTGTAATTTGCGTTTTTCCTCGTTTAATTTATCAGTGCGCTTCAATAATCTATCAATTTCGAGCCTGTTCGCTGCACGTCCGCCCGTTATGCTGCCTCTGTCTCTGCTCAAATCCCAGACCCATAACAAATCGCCCCTTGTTGAAGATAACGCGTAACAAATCGAGCTGTCAAATAAGATTCTCACATCTCTAGCACCGTCTAAAATTGCCTTGCCCGTCTTAGGATCATAGCGGGGGAAGAATACCATGCCGTCGCGTCCGCCCAAGACTTTGAAATTAAACCGCTTGTCATAATCTATCGGAGTGTATTTTTTGCCGCCTACAATCATAGTAATATGCTTATCGAACGGGCCGGGATAAATGGGAACTCCGCGAATATACATGTCAACATGA contains:
- the pfkA gene encoding 6-phosphofructokinase, encoding MDRIAVLTSGGDSPGMNAAVRAVARTCMFNDKECIGVMRGYEGLIEGDFIPLDSKAVGGIIHRGGTILKTARSERFKTPEGREEALEKMHDAGIDGLVVIGGDGSFHGAKALHDLGFPTIGIPGTIDNDITGTDETIGFDTAVNTALEAIMKLRDTASSHQRLFVVEVMGRNAGFLALEVAVATGAEYAVVPELPLSIGNLTKLLKNSYAEHKSHTLIILAEGVMSAAEMKEQLADAGGYDARVTVLGYIQRGGHPTSFDVVLATRMGAFATESLMIGKSGMMVGNINHKLVLSPLERAWSEHKSLSPEMLSLINKMN